In Pseudomonas sp. MM213, a genomic segment contains:
- a CDS encoding DUF6916 family protein, producing MLQQVQHQHFQALLGKTGTLRLPDGSELPIHIDSLEESPRARMPKSERMPFRVEFNSLQPTEFVDGLCALELPELGYVEDIFVSRVPAMGRDPGVGYFYIAFN from the coding sequence ATGCTGCAACAGGTTCAACACCAACACTTTCAGGCGCTTCTGGGAAAGACGGGGACGCTGCGGTTGCCGGATGGCAGTGAGCTGCCGATCCATATCGACAGCCTTGAAGAATCACCCCGGGCGCGGATGCCGAAAAGCGAACGCATGCCGTTCCGGGTCGAGTTCAACAGCCTGCAACCCACAGAGTTCGTAGATGGGTTGTGTGCGCTGGAGTTACCGGAACTTGGCTACGTGGAGGATATTTTTGTCTCGCGGGTGCCCGCCATGGGGCGTGATCCGGGCGTGGGATATTTCTACATCGCATTCAACTGA
- a CDS encoding glycosyltransferase family 39 protein yields the protein MEARRETPFGGTHEPHAAPGIWAIVQRWLRWAQEHWLLPILALAALVRFYDLTAAAIWGDEGSSLLLSQYSVADIWVHAAHDVHPPLYFLLLHGWVGLFGDGIFSIRCLSALPGIVTVWLGVWLMDLLATRRAALLAGFLLALLPTAVRYSQEVRMYSLLGLWLIGATIALAYWIRRPHRRRYLVAYALLMTAAFYTHYFTALCVLCHWLYLGLIRVQPGHRLRHVQRPGWWLANVAIVLLYLPWAPSLIDLLQHLDQLKANGDVGWETPVTFGSLPSMFWSFLIQDDGENLPTLMFIAMPLALLAIVGVALTRDRSVFRGSALLVIYTALPLLLVFGVSFITPVFIERYLTAYALGLPMIVALAVDRLYSGFRVLAVTVLVLFVGVELVGLKNNATVDTNDQINVMVDYVNQHFVTGDRIVTSDMLWYLSYVYYNRTEAKPLLFTPPLANGASSRPNAYGFGTLVTQDTYLDSLDRLPKGSGRVWLIGTVDVPDEFAPLPSGWQRSGETQAGGATARLFVLH from the coding sequence ATGGAGGCGCGCAGAGAAACACCGTTTGGCGGCACCCATGAGCCGCACGCCGCACCCGGCATCTGGGCGATTGTTCAGCGCTGGTTGCGCTGGGCGCAGGAGCACTGGCTGTTGCCGATCCTGGCGTTGGCGGCGCTGGTGCGTTTCTACGACCTGACGGCGGCCGCCATTTGGGGCGATGAAGGTTCCAGCCTGCTACTGAGTCAGTATTCAGTGGCCGACATCTGGGTCCATGCGGCCCATGACGTGCACCCTCCGCTGTATTTCCTGCTGCTGCATGGCTGGGTCGGGTTGTTCGGCGACGGCATTTTTTCGATCCGCTGCCTCAGCGCCTTGCCCGGCATCGTCACGGTGTGGCTCGGCGTCTGGCTGATGGATTTGCTCGCCACTCGCCGTGCAGCGCTGCTGGCTGGTTTCCTCTTGGCACTGTTGCCCACGGCGGTGCGCTACAGCCAGGAAGTGCGCATGTATTCGCTGTTGGGGTTGTGGCTGATCGGCGCGACGATTGCCTTGGCCTACTGGATCAGGCGCCCGCATCGCAGACGGTATCTGGTGGCGTATGCGCTGTTGATGACTGCTGCGTTCTACACCCACTACTTCACGGCCCTGTGCGTGCTCTGCCACTGGCTGTATCTGGGGCTGATCCGCGTCCAGCCGGGGCATCGATTGCGCCATGTCCAACGCCCCGGCTGGTGGCTGGCGAATGTCGCGATCGTGTTGTTGTACCTGCCGTGGGCGCCGAGCCTGATCGATCTGCTCCAGCATCTGGATCAACTCAAGGCCAACGGCGATGTGGGCTGGGAAACGCCTGTCACGTTCGGCTCGTTGCCTTCGATGTTCTGGTCGTTCCTGATCCAGGACGATGGCGAGAACCTGCCGACGCTGATGTTCATCGCGATGCCGCTGGCCTTGCTGGCCATTGTGGGGGTGGCGCTGACGCGGGACCGCAGTGTCTTTCGTGGCAGCGCGCTGCTGGTGATCTACACGGCGTTGCCGTTGCTGCTGGTGTTCGGGGTTTCGTTTATCACGCCGGTGTTTATCGAGCGCTACCTGACGGCGTATGCCCTGGGGCTGCCGATGATTGTCGCGCTGGCGGTTGATCGTCTGTATTCAGGCTTTCGGGTACTGGCCGTGACGGTGCTGGTGCTGTTTGTCGGTGTTGAACTGGTGGGTTTGAAGAACAACGCCACGGTGGACACCAATGATCAAATCAACGTCATGGTCGACTATGTGAACCAGCACTTCGTGACCGGTGACCGGATCGTCACCAGCGACATGCTCTGGTACCTCAGTTACGTCTATTACAACCGCACCGAGGCCAAGCCCCTGCTGTTCACTCCGCCGCTGGCCAATGGCGCTTCGAGCCGGCCGAACGCCTATGGCTTTGGCACATTGGTGACTCAGGACACGTACCTCGACAGTCTCGACCGCTTGCCCAAGGGCAGTGGCCGAGTCTGGCTGATTGGCACCGTCGATGTTCCGGACGAATTCGCGCCGTTACCCTCAGGCTGGCAGCGCTCGGGCGAAACACAGGCGGGAGGCGCCACTGCGCGATTGTTCGTACTGCATTGA
- a CDS encoding efflux RND transporter periplasmic adaptor subunit has translation MSLPSLRADLQLTPASPALDGSPRWTLADPVRGRYFKLGVAAMRLLRHWSLGDPEKILHAANREPGLPLAGSDLEQLLSFLRSHDLISALDPQQRESYNLKAAAQHQSWWQVLLHQYLFFRIPLWRPDAFLNRAWPWLSRFGPQTLRFGLPATLILGVFLVSRDWQRFIATFPHLFSLGGALAFGVALFFAKLCHEFGHAFMAKRAGCRVQSMGVAFMVLLPMFYTDVSDAWRVNDRRARLLIGAGGVLAELLLASIALLAWSLLPDGPARTAAFMLASATWITTLVINLNPFMRFDGYFLLSDFWDVENLQGRAFALCRWHLRETLFGYGAPAPEPWSPTMRRRLLVWGYGTWLWRAVLFFGIALAVYHLFFKLLGIFLMLVELVWFIFLPIVREWREWWSQREHAHVSRVLLSALGLAALVLFLALPWRSAVELPSMLEAGRVSTLHAPVAARVKQVNVSDGQVVAQGDVLIELVSPDLDSRQAIVRREIQIQQLQMRRQASRSETAADAGIVEQRLAEAVAEYRGLAAQRERLLIRAPQAGKVRDLLPQLSAGRWLSPKDPLARVVEDGARLRGYLAEAELWRVAPGASGRFIADDPMHPAIAVQLTEIDTNGATYVDQEALTSDHHGPIAVRRDASQRAEPVQGQYGARLNTLEATPTPLQPLRGVVVLQGSGESLLGVAWRRMAALGVRESGF, from the coding sequence ATGAGCCTGCCGAGCCTGCGCGCGGATTTGCAATTGACGCCCGCTTCACCGGCGCTGGATGGCTCGCCGCGCTGGACGTTGGCCGACCCGGTGCGCGGTCGCTATTTCAAGCTCGGGGTGGCGGCGATGCGCTTGCTGCGACATTGGTCCCTGGGCGATCCCGAAAAAATACTGCACGCCGCCAATCGCGAGCCGGGTTTGCCGTTGGCCGGCAGCGATCTGGAGCAACTGCTGAGCTTTCTGCGCAGCCACGATCTGATCAGCGCCCTCGACCCGCAGCAGCGTGAAAGTTACAACTTGAAAGCCGCCGCCCAGCATCAGTCGTGGTGGCAGGTCTTGTTGCATCAGTACCTGTTTTTCCGGATTCCTCTTTGGCGGCCGGATGCTTTTCTCAATCGCGCCTGGCCCTGGCTGTCGCGATTCGGTCCGCAAACGCTGCGCTTCGGATTGCCGGCAACACTGATCCTGGGGGTCTTTCTGGTGTCCCGGGATTGGCAGCGATTCATCGCGACTTTCCCCCATTTGTTCAGCCTGGGTGGCGCGCTGGCCTTCGGCGTGGCGTTGTTCTTTGCCAAGCTGTGCCACGAATTCGGCCACGCGTTCATGGCCAAGCGCGCGGGCTGTCGGGTGCAAAGCATGGGTGTGGCGTTCATGGTGCTGCTGCCGATGTTCTACACCGATGTCAGCGATGCCTGGCGGGTCAATGATCGACGTGCCCGATTGCTGATCGGGGCCGGTGGCGTGTTGGCCGAACTGCTGCTGGCGAGCATCGCGCTGCTCGCCTGGTCGCTGTTGCCCGACGGACCGGCGCGCACGGCGGCGTTCATGCTCGCCAGTGCCACCTGGATTACTACGCTGGTGATCAACCTCAATCCGTTCATGCGGTTCGACGGCTACTTTCTGCTCAGTGATTTCTGGGACGTGGAGAACCTGCAAGGGCGAGCCTTTGCCCTGTGCCGCTGGCATCTGCGTGAGACCTTGTTCGGCTACGGCGCCCCGGCTCCGGAACCCTGGTCGCCGACGATGCGGCGGCGTTTGCTGGTCTGGGGTTATGGAACGTGGTTGTGGCGCGCGGTGCTGTTTTTCGGGATTGCGCTGGCGGTGTACCACTTGTTCTTCAAGCTCTTGGGGATTTTCCTGATGCTGGTGGAGCTGGTGTGGTTCATCTTTCTGCCTATCGTGCGCGAGTGGCGCGAGTGGTGGAGCCAGCGTGAGCACGCCCATGTGTCGCGGGTGTTGTTGAGTGCGTTGGGGCTGGCCGCGCTTGTACTGTTTCTGGCGCTGCCCTGGCGCAGTGCCGTGGAACTGCCGTCGATGCTCGAGGCCGGGCGCGTCAGTACCTTGCATGCGCCGGTGGCGGCGCGGGTCAAGCAGGTAAACGTCAGTGACGGTCAGGTGGTGGCTCAGGGCGATGTGCTGATCGAATTGGTGTCGCCGGATCTGGATTCGCGCCAGGCCATCGTCCGTCGCGAAATCCAGATCCAGCAATTGCAGATGCGCCGCCAGGCAAGTCGCAGCGAAACCGCCGCCGATGCGGGCATTGTCGAGCAGCGCCTGGCGGAGGCCGTGGCCGAGTACCGTGGGTTGGCTGCGCAACGGGAGCGGCTGCTGATTCGGGCGCCGCAGGCGGGCAAGGTGCGAGATCTGTTGCCGCAGTTGTCCGCCGGTCGCTGGTTGTCGCCCAAAGATCCGTTGGCGCGGGTAGTGGAGGACGGCGCACGGCTGCGTGGTTATCTGGCCGAGGCTGAGTTGTGGCGTGTTGCACCGGGCGCCAGTGGACGGTTTATCGCCGATGATCCGATGCACCCGGCGATCGCCGTGCAATTGACCGAAATCGACACCAACGGTGCGACCTATGTCGATCAGGAGGCATTGACCTCCGATCACCACGGGCCGATTGCCGTGCGCCGGGATGCCTCGCAGCGGGCCGAGCCGGTACAGGGACAATACGGCGCGCGGCTGAACACCCTCGAGGCCACCCCGACGCCGCTTCAACCTTTGCGTGGCGTGGTGGTGTTGCAGGGGAGCGGCGAGTCTTTGCTGGGCGTTGCCTGGCGGCGGATGGCCGCGTTGGGTGTCAGGGAAAGCGGTTTCTAA
- a CDS encoding GNAT family N-acetyltransferase, with translation MANTDAVVADGLVVRPSRVNDGPFLHRLYQSARPDLQWIDGEREVVEQVVAQQFQVQEQGLGEHFPNAMHYVIEKLDTAIGALTTDFGPNEIRVLYLAFIPQARGQGYGRAVLQGVQKAAQQIRCPVATVVWANNAHARQHYLALGFQVEERNPAAERLVWYPNG, from the coding sequence ATGGCGAACACGGATGCTGTGGTGGCCGACGGTTTGGTGGTGCGGCCGTCGCGCGTTAACGATGGTCCTTTTCTGCACAGGCTTTATCAATCGGCACGACCGGATCTGCAATGGATCGACGGCGAGCGAGAGGTGGTTGAGCAGGTCGTCGCCCAGCAATTCCAGGTACAGGAACAAGGGCTGGGAGAGCACTTCCCCAACGCGATGCACTACGTGATCGAAAAGCTCGACACGGCCATCGGTGCGTTGACCACCGATTTTGGCCCCAATGAAATCCGCGTGCTTTACCTGGCGTTCATCCCGCAGGCTCGTGGCCAGGGTTACGGTCGGGCGGTGCTGCAAGGGGTGCAGAAAGCTGCGCAGCAGATTCGCTGCCCGGTGGCCACGGTGGTCTGGGCCAACAATGCCCACGCGCGCCAGCATTACCTGGCGCTGGGGTTTCAGGTTGAAGAGCGTAATCCGGCGGCGGAGCGGTTGGTGTGGTATCCCAATGGCTGA
- a CDS encoding sulfotransferase family protein, producing MKGLQQFHFISGLPRSGSTLLSAILLQNPRFHAGMTSPVGSLFSGVLEQCSAGSEFGAVIDTDLRRRLLRGLFDSFYADKADKPVVFDTNRLWSSRLPAISDLFPQAKVIACVRNVAWVMDSIERLYRANPFENTKLFGDAVERNTVYSRCETLAQRNRLVGFAWAALKEAYYGEHADSLLIVDYDLLTQAPDRVMRLVYDFIGEPWFEHDFDHLAYDAPEFDQALGVSGLHKVKPKVELQSRRTILPPDLFKQYAELSFWLDGSASAANVIRMKADAAIS from the coding sequence GTGAAGGGATTGCAGCAGTTCCATTTTATTTCCGGCTTGCCGCGCTCGGGCTCGACCCTGCTTTCTGCAATCCTTTTGCAGAACCCGCGTTTCCATGCCGGCATGACCAGCCCCGTCGGCTCACTCTTTTCCGGTGTCCTCGAACAATGCAGCGCCGGCAGCGAGTTCGGCGCGGTAATCGATACCGACCTGCGCCGCCGTTTGCTTCGCGGCCTGTTTGACTCCTTCTACGCCGACAAGGCCGACAAACCGGTGGTGTTCGACACCAACCGCTTGTGGAGTTCGCGCCTGCCGGCCATCAGCGATCTGTTCCCGCAAGCCAAGGTCATTGCCTGTGTGCGCAACGTTGCCTGGGTCATGGACAGCATCGAGCGTCTTTATCGCGCCAACCCTTTTGAAAACACCAAGCTGTTTGGCGATGCGGTCGAACGCAACACGGTCTACAGCCGCTGCGAAACCCTCGCCCAACGCAATCGCCTGGTCGGTTTTGCCTGGGCGGCGCTCAAGGAAGCCTATTACGGTGAACACGCCGACTCGCTGCTGATCGTCGATTACGACCTGCTGACTCAAGCGCCTGACCGGGTGATGCGGCTGGTCTACGACTTCATTGGCGAGCCCTGGTTCGAGCACGATTTCGACCACCTGGCCTACGACGCGCCGGAGTTCGATCAAGCCCTCGGCGTGTCCGGCCTGCACAAGGTCAAACCCAAAGTCGAGTTGCAATCGCGGCGCACGATTCTGCCGCCGGATTTGTTCAAGCAGTACGCAGAATTGTCCTTCTGGCTCGATGGCTCTGCCAGCGCCGCCAATGTCATTCGTATGAAAGCCGATGCCGCGATCAGTTGA
- a CDS encoding phage tail protein — MEVFIGTIQPFAFNYAPSGWALCNGQTLAIQQYNALFALLGVNFGGNGVSNFMLPNLQGRMPVCMGNGLNLTPRVIGEFSGTENVTATITNLPNHTHALSGLTATTTLQLASPASNPVTTPTATNSYIGASGGGPGSASIYSDQQGAAAVPLKGVATTVTGEISSAGNGLPMETMNPFLVLNFSIALEGLFPSRG, encoded by the coding sequence ATGGAAGTATTCATCGGCACTATCCAGCCTTTCGCCTTTAACTACGCGCCCAGCGGTTGGGCCTTGTGTAATGGCCAGACGCTCGCAATCCAGCAATACAACGCACTGTTCGCGCTGCTGGGCGTCAACTTCGGAGGCAATGGCGTCTCCAACTTCATGCTGCCCAACCTGCAAGGCCGAATGCCGGTGTGCATGGGTAACGGGCTGAACCTGACCCCACGCGTCATCGGCGAGTTCTCCGGGACCGAGAACGTCACCGCGACCATCACCAACCTGCCCAATCACACCCACGCCCTGTCCGGGCTGACGGCCACCACCACCCTGCAACTGGCCAGCCCGGCGAGCAACCCGGTCACCACCCCCACCGCGACCAACTCGTACATCGGCGCTTCCGGCGGCGGACCGGGCTCGGCGAGCATCTACTCCGATCAGCAAGGTGCGGCAGCCGTGCCGCTCAAGGGTGTGGCCACGACAGTCACCGGGGAAATCTCGTCCGCCGGCAACGGCCTGCCCATGGAAACGATGAACCCGTTCCTGGTGCTGAACTTCAGCATTGCCCTGGAAGGGCTGTTCCCTTCGCGCGGTTGA
- a CDS encoding efflux RND transporter periplasmic adaptor subunit yields MNAPVSGGAEQVFARFLDLERQTRAARTPSQLAYSLVNDAQGLFGFRHAALLIAGKVHAVTGVSTVDPNAPFVAFVEQAVAQLFKRDVLKQARVIAPDLLSESIQADWQSLSAAQVFWLPLIDHQSEVFGGLWLARDLPWNPAEQVLLSQLGDTYSHAWLALQPHKPWRLRWTRKRQVALIALLVLGMLIPVRQSVLAPAEVVPLGGRVVAAPLDGVIAEFLVKPNQTVKTGDPLLRFEGTTLKAQADVAERALGVAEAELKANSQRSFADAESSSKIDLLAARVEQKRAERDYARELLKRSEVRAERDGIAVFADAERWTGKPVQTGERLMEIADPSQAELRIELAVSDAISLEPGAQVALFLDSDPLQRHSARLERAAYEAQPTAGGQLAYRLDASFDQAPPRIGLRGTAKIFGDRAPLALYLLRKPLAGLRQSVGL; encoded by the coding sequence GTGAACGCTCCGGTCAGCGGCGGCGCGGAACAGGTCTTCGCCCGCTTTCTCGATCTTGAGCGCCAGACCCGCGCCGCACGCACTCCGTCGCAACTGGCCTACAGCCTGGTCAATGACGCTCAGGGCTTGTTCGGTTTTCGTCATGCCGCGTTGTTGATTGCCGGCAAGGTGCACGCGGTGACGGGCGTGAGCACCGTCGACCCGAACGCGCCGTTCGTGGCGTTCGTCGAGCAGGCTGTGGCGCAGTTGTTCAAGCGTGATGTGCTGAAGCAGGCGCGGGTGATTGCGCCCGATCTGCTCAGCGAATCGATTCAGGCGGACTGGCAAAGTCTGTCCGCCGCCCAGGTGTTCTGGCTGCCGCTGATCGATCACCAAAGCGAAGTGTTCGGCGGTCTGTGGCTGGCCCGGGATTTACCGTGGAACCCGGCCGAACAAGTGCTGCTGTCGCAACTCGGCGACACTTACAGTCACGCCTGGCTGGCGCTGCAACCGCACAAGCCCTGGCGATTGCGCTGGACCCGAAAACGTCAGGTCGCGTTGATTGCGCTGCTGGTGCTCGGGATGTTGATCCCGGTGCGCCAATCGGTGCTGGCGCCGGCCGAAGTGGTGCCATTGGGCGGGCGCGTCGTGGCTGCGCCGCTGGACGGCGTGATCGCCGAATTCCTGGTCAAACCCAACCAGACGGTGAAAACCGGCGATCCGTTGCTGCGCTTCGAAGGCACCACCCTCAAGGCTCAGGCTGATGTGGCCGAACGCGCGTTGGGCGTTGCCGAAGCTGAATTGAAAGCCAATTCCCAGCGCTCGTTTGCCGATGCCGAGTCCAGTTCGAAGATTGACTTGCTGGCGGCGCGCGTCGAACAAAAACGCGCCGAACGGGACTACGCCCGTGAATTGCTCAAACGCAGCGAAGTGCGGGCCGAGCGCGACGGTATCGCGGTGTTCGCCGACGCCGAACGCTGGACCGGCAAACCGGTGCAGACCGGCGAACGGCTGATGGAAATCGCCGACCCGAGCCAGGCCGAACTGCGTATCGAGCTGGCGGTGAGCGATGCGATCTCCCTGGAGCCGGGTGCGCAAGTCGCGCTGTTCCTCGACAGTGATCCGTTGCAACGGCATTCGGCCCGGCTCGAGCGCGCCGCATACGAAGCACAACCCACCGCCGGCGGGCAGTTGGCCTATCGGCTCGATGCCAGTTTCGATCAGGCGCCGCCGCGCATCGGCTTGCGAGGGACGGCGAAAATCTTCGGCGATCGCGCGCCTCTGGCGCTGTACCTGTTACGTAAACCACTGGCCGGTTTGCGCCAGAGTGTGGGCCTGTAG